One part of the Phoenix dactylifera cultivar Barhee BC4 chromosome 4, palm_55x_up_171113_PBpolish2nd_filt_p, whole genome shotgun sequence genome encodes these proteins:
- the LOC103697174 gene encoding cysteine-rich receptor-like protein kinase 6 isoform X4, which produces MVSFRHVSFPFFLCLLFLIFLSPPTAGDPTNTQCGSTGNYTANSTYETNLNLLLRSLASNTSLSGGFLNATVGQSREQIYGLAMCRGDTNASVCRSCLSDAIQDAPRLCPYNQGAIVHYDDCLLRYSNLRFFSTIDTSMRDVQSNVNNMTDPSRFDKIVDELMSALTDWAVSNSTRRFATGQMVNSTKAPFPEIYGMVQCTQDLSPSQCQQCLQNILEPRPTQLRGKEGGRVFTASCYFRYEIYKIFDGEPSLRLGGPMENAPPTKTPGEEDGSRPEEIASFESLLVDISTLRIATANFSEENKLGEGGFGAVYKGQLPDGREIAVKRLSAGSSQGFRELRNELVLVAKLQHRNLVKLLGVCLEKQEKLLVYEYVPNRSLDTILFDPEKREQLNWEKRNKIIGGIAQGLQYLHEESQLKIIHRDLKASNILLDADLNPKISDFGLARLFGGDQSHCTTNQVVGTFGYMAPEYVLHGQFSIKSDVYSFGVLVLEIVTGRKNSDCSNTEYVEDTVSYVWERWVKGTILEILDPSLGNHYPRGEVLRCVQIGLLCVQKNPYDRPNMLQVVVMLSSISMSLPIPSIPAFCTGKSGIDSYAYSNEVDLSGGTHDKSSSKLIPVSSNEVSITELEPR; this is translated from the exons ATGGTATCATTTCGCCATGTTTCCTTCCCTTTCTTCCTATGCCTTCTCTTCCTCATATTCCTTTCCCCTCCCACTGCCGGCGATCCCACCAACACACAGTGTGGCAGCACCGGCAACTACACCGCCAACAGCACTTATGAGACCAACCTCAACCTCCTCCTCCGTTCCCTCGCCTCCAACACTTCTCTCTCCGGTGGCTTCCTCAACGCCACCGTCGGCCAGAGCCGCGAACAAATCTACGGCCTCGCCATGTGCCGCGGCGACACCAACGCCTCGGTCTGTCGCTCCTGCCTCAGCGACGCAATCCAAGACGCCCCCCGACTCTGCCCGTACAACCAAGGCGCCATCGTACACTACGATGACTGCCTCCTTCGCTACTCCAACCTGCGCTTCTTCTCGACCATCGACACCTCGATGCGGGATGTCCAGTCGAACGTCAACAACATGACCGACCCCAGCCGGTTCGACAAGATTGTGGACGAGCTTATGAGCGCGCTCACCGATTGGGCTGTCTCCAACTCGACGAGGAGGTTCGCCACCGGGCAGATGGTGAATTCCACCAAGGCTCCTTTTCCTGAGATATATGGTATGGTGCAGTGCACACAGGACCTGTCGCCGAGCCAGTGCCAGCAGTGCCTCCAAAATATCCTTGAGCCAAGACCGACACAGCTACgggggaaggagggagggagggtgtTCACAGCGAGCTGCTATTTTAGGTACGAGATATACAAGATCTTCGACGGGGAACCGTCGCTAAGACTTGGGgggccgatggagaacgcacCACCTACCAAAACACCTGGGGAAGAAG ATGGGAGTAGGCCGGAGGAAATTGCAAGTTTCGAGTCCCTATTAGTTGATATATCTACACTACGAATTGCAACAGCTAACTTCTCTGAAGAGAACAAACTTGGTGAAGGTGGCTTTGGTGCAGTTTACAAG GGACAACTACCTGATGGACGAGAAATAGCAGTGAAGAGGTTATCAGCTGGTTCATCACAAGGATTCAGAGAGCTGAGAAATGAGCTAGTTTTAGTTGCAAAACTCCAGCACAGGAATCTTGTAAAGCTTCTGGGTGTTTGCTTGGAAAAACAAGAGAAGTTGCTTGTTTATGAATATGTGCCTAACAGGAGCCTGGACACCATTCTTTTTG ATCCTGAGAAGCGTGAACAGCTAAACTGGGAGAAAAGGAACAAGATCATTGGCGGGATTGCTCAAGGCCTACAGTACCTGCATGAAGAATCTCAATTAAAAATTATACATCGGGATTTAAAAGCCAGCAATATCTTATTAGATGCAGATTTGAACCCAAAGATTTCAGACTTTGGTTTGGCTAGGCTTTTTGGTGGAGACCAAAGTCACTGCACCACGAACCAAGTTGTTGGAACATT TGGGTATATGGCACCGGAGTATGTCTTGCATGGGCAGTTTTCTATCAAGTCAGATGTATACAGCTTTGGTGTTTTGGTTTTAGAGATCGTGACAGGCAGAAAAAATAGTGATTGTTCTAATACTGAATATGTTGAAGATACAGTGAGCTAT GTCTGGGAGCGGTGGGTCAAAGGAACAATTTTGGAGATATTGGACCCATCTTTAGGCAACCATTACCCAAGAGGTGAAGTGTTAAGATGTGTTCAGATTGGCCTATTGTGTGTCCAGAAAAATCCATATGATAGACCCAACATGTTACAAGTTGTTGTGATGCTCAGCAGTATCTCTATGTCTCTCCCGATTCCTTCTATACCAGCATTTTGCACCGGAAAGAGTGGCATTGATTCATATGCTTATTCAAATGAAGTCGATTTATCTGGAGGTACGCATGACAAATCTTCAAGCAAGTTAATACCAGTGTCATCAAATGAGGTGTCGATTACAGAACTTGAACCTAGATAA
- the LOC103697174 gene encoding cysteine-rich receptor-like protein kinase 6 isoform X3 — MVSFRHVSFPFFLCLLFLIFLSPPTAGDPTNTQCGSTGNYTANSTYETNLNLLLRSLASNTSLSGGFLNATVGQSREQIYGLAMCRGDTNASVCRSCLSDAIQDAPRLCPYNQGAIVHYDDCLLRYSNLRFFSTIDTSMRDVQSNVNNMTDPSRFDKIVDELMSALTDWAVSNSTRRFATGQMVNSTKAPFPEIYGMVQCTQDLSPSQCQQCLQNILEPRPTQLRGKEGGRVFTASCYFRYEIYKIFDGEPSLRLGGPMENAPPTKTPGEEVDGSRPEEIASFESLLVDISTLRIATANFSEENKLGEGGFGAVYKGQLPDGREIAVKRLSAGSSQGFRELRNELVLVAKLQHRNLVKLLGVCLEKQEKLLVYEYVPNRSLDTILFDPEKREQLNWEKRNKIIGGIAQGLQYLHEESQLKIIHRDLKASNILLDADLNPKISDFGLARLFGGDQSHCTTNQVVGTFGYMAPEYVLHGQFSIKSDVYSFGVLVLEIVTGRKNSDCSNTEYVEDTVSYVWERWVKGTILEILDPSLGNHYPRGEVLRCVQIGLLCVQKNPYDRPNMLQVVVMLSSISMSLPIPSIPAFCTGKSGIDSYAYSNEVDLSGGTHDKSSSKLIPVSSNEVSITELEPR; from the exons ATGGTATCATTTCGCCATGTTTCCTTCCCTTTCTTCCTATGCCTTCTCTTCCTCATATTCCTTTCCCCTCCCACTGCCGGCGATCCCACCAACACACAGTGTGGCAGCACCGGCAACTACACCGCCAACAGCACTTATGAGACCAACCTCAACCTCCTCCTCCGTTCCCTCGCCTCCAACACTTCTCTCTCCGGTGGCTTCCTCAACGCCACCGTCGGCCAGAGCCGCGAACAAATCTACGGCCTCGCCATGTGCCGCGGCGACACCAACGCCTCGGTCTGTCGCTCCTGCCTCAGCGACGCAATCCAAGACGCCCCCCGACTCTGCCCGTACAACCAAGGCGCCATCGTACACTACGATGACTGCCTCCTTCGCTACTCCAACCTGCGCTTCTTCTCGACCATCGACACCTCGATGCGGGATGTCCAGTCGAACGTCAACAACATGACCGACCCCAGCCGGTTCGACAAGATTGTGGACGAGCTTATGAGCGCGCTCACCGATTGGGCTGTCTCCAACTCGACGAGGAGGTTCGCCACCGGGCAGATGGTGAATTCCACCAAGGCTCCTTTTCCTGAGATATATGGTATGGTGCAGTGCACACAGGACCTGTCGCCGAGCCAGTGCCAGCAGTGCCTCCAAAATATCCTTGAGCCAAGACCGACACAGCTACgggggaaggagggagggagggtgtTCACAGCGAGCTGCTATTTTAGGTACGAGATATACAAGATCTTCGACGGGGAACCGTCGCTAAGACTTGGGgggccgatggagaacgcacCACCTACCAAAACACCTGGGGAAGAAG TAGATGGGAGTAGGCCGGAGGAAATTGCAAGTTTCGAGTCCCTATTAGTTGATATATCTACACTACGAATTGCAACAGCTAACTTCTCTGAAGAGAACAAACTTGGTGAAGGTGGCTTTGGTGCAGTTTACAAG GGACAACTACCTGATGGACGAGAAATAGCAGTGAAGAGGTTATCAGCTGGTTCATCACAAGGATTCAGAGAGCTGAGAAATGAGCTAGTTTTAGTTGCAAAACTCCAGCACAGGAATCTTGTAAAGCTTCTGGGTGTTTGCTTGGAAAAACAAGAGAAGTTGCTTGTTTATGAATATGTGCCTAACAGGAGCCTGGACACCATTCTTTTTG ATCCTGAGAAGCGTGAACAGCTAAACTGGGAGAAAAGGAACAAGATCATTGGCGGGATTGCTCAAGGCCTACAGTACCTGCATGAAGAATCTCAATTAAAAATTATACATCGGGATTTAAAAGCCAGCAATATCTTATTAGATGCAGATTTGAACCCAAAGATTTCAGACTTTGGTTTGGCTAGGCTTTTTGGTGGAGACCAAAGTCACTGCACCACGAACCAAGTTGTTGGAACATT TGGGTATATGGCACCGGAGTATGTCTTGCATGGGCAGTTTTCTATCAAGTCAGATGTATACAGCTTTGGTGTTTTGGTTTTAGAGATCGTGACAGGCAGAAAAAATAGTGATTGTTCTAATACTGAATATGTTGAAGATACAGTGAGCTAT GTCTGGGAGCGGTGGGTCAAAGGAACAATTTTGGAGATATTGGACCCATCTTTAGGCAACCATTACCCAAGAGGTGAAGTGTTAAGATGTGTTCAGATTGGCCTATTGTGTGTCCAGAAAAATCCATATGATAGACCCAACATGTTACAAGTTGTTGTGATGCTCAGCAGTATCTCTATGTCTCTCCCGATTCCTTCTATACCAGCATTTTGCACCGGAAAGAGTGGCATTGATTCATATGCTTATTCAAATGAAGTCGATTTATCTGGAGGTACGCATGACAAATCTTCAAGCAAGTTAATACCAGTGTCATCAAATGAGGTGTCGATTACAGAACTTGAACCTAGATAA
- the LOC103697174 gene encoding cysteine-rich receptor-like protein kinase 6 isoform X2, whose product MVSFRHVSFPFFLCLLFLIFLSPPTAGDPTNTQCGSTGNYTANSTYETNLNLLLRSLASNTSLSGGFLNATVGQSREQIYGLAMCRGDTNASVCRSCLSDAIQDAPRLCPYNQGAIVHYDDCLLRYSNLRFFSTIDTSMRDVQSNVNNMTDPSRFDKIVDELMSALTDWAVSNSTRRFATGQMVNSTKAPFPEIYGMVQCTQDLSPSQCQQCLQNILEPRPTQLRGKEGGRVFTASCYFRYEIYKIFDGEPSLRLGGPMENAPPTKTPGEEGKKKKAIGMVLAIAIPLVTAFVLISIICICFSRRRKPSVNLPYGSRPEEIASFESLLVDISTLRIATANFSEENKLGEGGFGAVYKGQLPDGREIAVKRLSAGSSQGFRELRNELVLVAKLQHRNLVKLLGVCLEKQEKLLVYEYVPNRSLDTILFDPEKREQLNWEKRNKIIGGIAQGLQYLHEESQLKIIHRDLKASNILLDADLNPKISDFGLARLFGGDQSHCTTNQVVGTFGYMAPEYVLHGQFSIKSDVYSFGVLVLEIVTGRKNSDCSNTEYVEDTVSYVWERWVKGTILEILDPSLGNHYPRGEVLRCVQIGLLCVQKNPYDRPNMLQVVVMLSSISMSLPIPSIPAFCTGKSGIDSYAYSNEVDLSGGTHDKSSSKLIPVSSNEVSITELEPR is encoded by the exons ATGGTATCATTTCGCCATGTTTCCTTCCCTTTCTTCCTATGCCTTCTCTTCCTCATATTCCTTTCCCCTCCCACTGCCGGCGATCCCACCAACACACAGTGTGGCAGCACCGGCAACTACACCGCCAACAGCACTTATGAGACCAACCTCAACCTCCTCCTCCGTTCCCTCGCCTCCAACACTTCTCTCTCCGGTGGCTTCCTCAACGCCACCGTCGGCCAGAGCCGCGAACAAATCTACGGCCTCGCCATGTGCCGCGGCGACACCAACGCCTCGGTCTGTCGCTCCTGCCTCAGCGACGCAATCCAAGACGCCCCCCGACTCTGCCCGTACAACCAAGGCGCCATCGTACACTACGATGACTGCCTCCTTCGCTACTCCAACCTGCGCTTCTTCTCGACCATCGACACCTCGATGCGGGATGTCCAGTCGAACGTCAACAACATGACCGACCCCAGCCGGTTCGACAAGATTGTGGACGAGCTTATGAGCGCGCTCACCGATTGGGCTGTCTCCAACTCGACGAGGAGGTTCGCCACCGGGCAGATGGTGAATTCCACCAAGGCTCCTTTTCCTGAGATATATGGTATGGTGCAGTGCACACAGGACCTGTCGCCGAGCCAGTGCCAGCAGTGCCTCCAAAATATCCTTGAGCCAAGACCGACACAGCTACgggggaaggagggagggagggtgtTCACAGCGAGCTGCTATTTTAGGTACGAGATATACAAGATCTTCGACGGGGAACCGTCGCTAAGACTTGGGgggccgatggagaacgcacCACCTACCAAAACACCTGGGGAAGAAG gaaagaagaaaaaggccatCGGTATGGTCCTTGCTATTGCTATACCTCTAGTAACTGCATTCGTGTTGATCTCCATAATTTGCATTTGCTTCTCGAGGAGGAGGAAGCCATCTGTAAATTTACCAT ATGGGAGTAGGCCGGAGGAAATTGCAAGTTTCGAGTCCCTATTAGTTGATATATCTACACTACGAATTGCAACAGCTAACTTCTCTGAAGAGAACAAACTTGGTGAAGGTGGCTTTGGTGCAGTTTACAAG GGACAACTACCTGATGGACGAGAAATAGCAGTGAAGAGGTTATCAGCTGGTTCATCACAAGGATTCAGAGAGCTGAGAAATGAGCTAGTTTTAGTTGCAAAACTCCAGCACAGGAATCTTGTAAAGCTTCTGGGTGTTTGCTTGGAAAAACAAGAGAAGTTGCTTGTTTATGAATATGTGCCTAACAGGAGCCTGGACACCATTCTTTTTG ATCCTGAGAAGCGTGAACAGCTAAACTGGGAGAAAAGGAACAAGATCATTGGCGGGATTGCTCAAGGCCTACAGTACCTGCATGAAGAATCTCAATTAAAAATTATACATCGGGATTTAAAAGCCAGCAATATCTTATTAGATGCAGATTTGAACCCAAAGATTTCAGACTTTGGTTTGGCTAGGCTTTTTGGTGGAGACCAAAGTCACTGCACCACGAACCAAGTTGTTGGAACATT TGGGTATATGGCACCGGAGTATGTCTTGCATGGGCAGTTTTCTATCAAGTCAGATGTATACAGCTTTGGTGTTTTGGTTTTAGAGATCGTGACAGGCAGAAAAAATAGTGATTGTTCTAATACTGAATATGTTGAAGATACAGTGAGCTAT GTCTGGGAGCGGTGGGTCAAAGGAACAATTTTGGAGATATTGGACCCATCTTTAGGCAACCATTACCCAAGAGGTGAAGTGTTAAGATGTGTTCAGATTGGCCTATTGTGTGTCCAGAAAAATCCATATGATAGACCCAACATGTTACAAGTTGTTGTGATGCTCAGCAGTATCTCTATGTCTCTCCCGATTCCTTCTATACCAGCATTTTGCACCGGAAAGAGTGGCATTGATTCATATGCTTATTCAAATGAAGTCGATTTATCTGGAGGTACGCATGACAAATCTTCAAGCAAGTTAATACCAGTGTCATCAAATGAGGTGTCGATTACAGAACTTGAACCTAGATAA
- the LOC103697174 gene encoding cysteine-rich receptor-like protein kinase 6 isoform X1, with the protein MVSFRHVSFPFFLCLLFLIFLSPPTAGDPTNTQCGSTGNYTANSTYETNLNLLLRSLASNTSLSGGFLNATVGQSREQIYGLAMCRGDTNASVCRSCLSDAIQDAPRLCPYNQGAIVHYDDCLLRYSNLRFFSTIDTSMRDVQSNVNNMTDPSRFDKIVDELMSALTDWAVSNSTRRFATGQMVNSTKAPFPEIYGMVQCTQDLSPSQCQQCLQNILEPRPTQLRGKEGGRVFTASCYFRYEIYKIFDGEPSLRLGGPMENAPPTKTPGEEGKKKKAIGMVLAIAIPLVTAFVLISIICICFSRRRKPSVNLPLDGSRPEEIASFESLLVDISTLRIATANFSEENKLGEGGFGAVYKGQLPDGREIAVKRLSAGSSQGFRELRNELVLVAKLQHRNLVKLLGVCLEKQEKLLVYEYVPNRSLDTILFDPEKREQLNWEKRNKIIGGIAQGLQYLHEESQLKIIHRDLKASNILLDADLNPKISDFGLARLFGGDQSHCTTNQVVGTFGYMAPEYVLHGQFSIKSDVYSFGVLVLEIVTGRKNSDCSNTEYVEDTVSYVWERWVKGTILEILDPSLGNHYPRGEVLRCVQIGLLCVQKNPYDRPNMLQVVVMLSSISMSLPIPSIPAFCTGKSGIDSYAYSNEVDLSGGTHDKSSSKLIPVSSNEVSITELEPR; encoded by the exons ATGGTATCATTTCGCCATGTTTCCTTCCCTTTCTTCCTATGCCTTCTCTTCCTCATATTCCTTTCCCCTCCCACTGCCGGCGATCCCACCAACACACAGTGTGGCAGCACCGGCAACTACACCGCCAACAGCACTTATGAGACCAACCTCAACCTCCTCCTCCGTTCCCTCGCCTCCAACACTTCTCTCTCCGGTGGCTTCCTCAACGCCACCGTCGGCCAGAGCCGCGAACAAATCTACGGCCTCGCCATGTGCCGCGGCGACACCAACGCCTCGGTCTGTCGCTCCTGCCTCAGCGACGCAATCCAAGACGCCCCCCGACTCTGCCCGTACAACCAAGGCGCCATCGTACACTACGATGACTGCCTCCTTCGCTACTCCAACCTGCGCTTCTTCTCGACCATCGACACCTCGATGCGGGATGTCCAGTCGAACGTCAACAACATGACCGACCCCAGCCGGTTCGACAAGATTGTGGACGAGCTTATGAGCGCGCTCACCGATTGGGCTGTCTCCAACTCGACGAGGAGGTTCGCCACCGGGCAGATGGTGAATTCCACCAAGGCTCCTTTTCCTGAGATATATGGTATGGTGCAGTGCACACAGGACCTGTCGCCGAGCCAGTGCCAGCAGTGCCTCCAAAATATCCTTGAGCCAAGACCGACACAGCTACgggggaaggagggagggagggtgtTCACAGCGAGCTGCTATTTTAGGTACGAGATATACAAGATCTTCGACGGGGAACCGTCGCTAAGACTTGGGgggccgatggagaacgcacCACCTACCAAAACACCTGGGGAAGAAG gaaagaagaaaaaggccatCGGTATGGTCCTTGCTATTGCTATACCTCTAGTAACTGCATTCGTGTTGATCTCCATAATTTGCATTTGCTTCTCGAGGAGGAGGAAGCCATCTGTAAATTTACCAT TAGATGGGAGTAGGCCGGAGGAAATTGCAAGTTTCGAGTCCCTATTAGTTGATATATCTACACTACGAATTGCAACAGCTAACTTCTCTGAAGAGAACAAACTTGGTGAAGGTGGCTTTGGTGCAGTTTACAAG GGACAACTACCTGATGGACGAGAAATAGCAGTGAAGAGGTTATCAGCTGGTTCATCACAAGGATTCAGAGAGCTGAGAAATGAGCTAGTTTTAGTTGCAAAACTCCAGCACAGGAATCTTGTAAAGCTTCTGGGTGTTTGCTTGGAAAAACAAGAGAAGTTGCTTGTTTATGAATATGTGCCTAACAGGAGCCTGGACACCATTCTTTTTG ATCCTGAGAAGCGTGAACAGCTAAACTGGGAGAAAAGGAACAAGATCATTGGCGGGATTGCTCAAGGCCTACAGTACCTGCATGAAGAATCTCAATTAAAAATTATACATCGGGATTTAAAAGCCAGCAATATCTTATTAGATGCAGATTTGAACCCAAAGATTTCAGACTTTGGTTTGGCTAGGCTTTTTGGTGGAGACCAAAGTCACTGCACCACGAACCAAGTTGTTGGAACATT TGGGTATATGGCACCGGAGTATGTCTTGCATGGGCAGTTTTCTATCAAGTCAGATGTATACAGCTTTGGTGTTTTGGTTTTAGAGATCGTGACAGGCAGAAAAAATAGTGATTGTTCTAATACTGAATATGTTGAAGATACAGTGAGCTAT GTCTGGGAGCGGTGGGTCAAAGGAACAATTTTGGAGATATTGGACCCATCTTTAGGCAACCATTACCCAAGAGGTGAAGTGTTAAGATGTGTTCAGATTGGCCTATTGTGTGTCCAGAAAAATCCATATGATAGACCCAACATGTTACAAGTTGTTGTGATGCTCAGCAGTATCTCTATGTCTCTCCCGATTCCTTCTATACCAGCATTTTGCACCGGAAAGAGTGGCATTGATTCATATGCTTATTCAAATGAAGTCGATTTATCTGGAGGTACGCATGACAAATCTTCAAGCAAGTTAATACCAGTGTCATCAAATGAGGTGTCGATTACAGAACTTGAACCTAGATAA